The following proteins are encoded in a genomic region of Arachis ipaensis cultivar K30076 chromosome B02, Araip1.1, whole genome shotgun sequence:
- the LOC107628260 gene encoding glycine-rich protein 5-like, translating into MAKWCIMLLVLALVVVSTTSARKVPNNDATLKDQKNFLSYGGVGGYSGIGGNGMPFGGVGGAIGSNFGGAGVGGGLGGGAGIGGLGGTGIGGGGASGSVPLP; encoded by the coding sequence ATGGCTAAGTGGTGCATCATGCTTCTTGTTCTTGCCCTTGTTGTTGTGTCCACAACAAGTGCAAGAAAGGTTCCTAATAATGATGCAACTTTGAAGGACCAGAAGAATTTCCTGAGCTATGGCGGCGTTGGTGGCTATTCGGGAATTGGAGGGAACGGAATGCCCTTTGGAGGTGTAGGTGGTGCAATTGGATCCAACTTTGGTGGTGCAGGAGTTGGCGGCGGGCTCGGCGGCGGTGCGGGTATCGGTGGACTCGGCGGTACGGGTATCGGTGGCGGTGGAGCTTCTGGCAGTGTCCCTCTCCCTTGA